The following coding sequences lie in one Candidatus Neptunochlamydia sp. REUL1 genomic window:
- a CDS encoding UvrB/UvrC motif-containing protein, whose translation MSERPLECSQCKRSADVIYSEMVEETVTTTEMCRDCPVLKLKLQGKTQNEEAPKKEEGLCCSNCHTSLESVLMGEPLGCKECYAIFQDVLVDQLLETHLISPRLKPNPANPIPTLHIGRTPHFNEKTQNTSRIRDLNESLNEALSGENYEEAAWLRDQINALTEMKDERA comes from the coding sequence ATGAGTGAACGACCCTTAGAGTGCAGTCAATGCAAGCGGAGCGCTGATGTCATCTATAGCGAGATGGTAGAAGAAACTGTTACAACCACAGAAATGTGTCGTGATTGTCCTGTATTAAAGCTAAAACTTCAGGGGAAAACCCAAAATGAGGAAGCTCCCAAGAAAGAGGAAGGGCTTTGCTGTAGCAATTGCCATACTTCACTTGAATCTGTTCTCATGGGAGAACCTCTGGGATGCAAAGAGTGTTACGCCATTTTTCAAGATGTACTTGTCGATCAACTCCTTGAAACACACCTGATTTCTCCTCGATTAAAGCCAAACCCTGCCAACCCTATTCCAACACTACACATTGGCAGGACTCCTCATTTCAACGAGAAAACTCAAAATACCAGCCGCATTCGGGACCTGAACGAATCACTCAATGAGGCCCTGAGTGGAGAAAACTATGAAGAAGCTGCATGGCTTCGAGACCAAATCAATGCCCTTACGGAAATGAAAGATGAAAGAGCCTAG
- a CDS encoding D-ribitol-5-phosphate cytidylyltransferase encodes MNLSQKSITAILLMGGTGERFGSKTPKQFLNLSGKKIYLHTLDAFLAFSEFQAILLVCHPDHIEAVQAETTSRRVRVIPGGYSRQDSTYQGLLACPNETTHVVIHDAVRPFVSSKIIQDNLNALKKHAAVDTCIPSADTIVYAENIDTITSIPNRNHYLRGQTPQSFSYPLLLEAHEKYAHHEASDDCRLVLDLEVPVHIVSGSEDNIKITNELDLFLAEQLMQRKTRSLPQTLISLKGKTFAVAGGTGGIGSALVTLLKKEGANPLILSKSSKAHPVDLTNYAATETLFQSLGPIDGLINCVGHLSLKPFHSLSSEEIDHLIATNLHSLLYSCRCAQVKPGGHIINLSSSSFSRGRKSYTLYSSAKAAIVNFTQGLADERPDLHINAIVPQRTATPMRSKNFPSEDENSLLSPLEVAQEILTLLKHTGTTAALFEVRKK; translated from the coding sequence ATGAACCTATCCCAAAAGTCTATCACTGCAATTCTTTTAATGGGGGGGACAGGAGAGCGTTTTGGAAGCAAGACTCCCAAGCAATTCTTAAATCTTTCAGGAAAGAAAATCTATCTCCACACACTTGATGCTTTCCTTGCTTTTTCAGAATTTCAAGCAATTCTCCTCGTCTGTCACCCCGACCATATTGAAGCCGTCCAAGCTGAAACCACGAGCCGTCGAGTCCGTGTAATACCAGGAGGTTATTCTCGACAAGATTCTACCTACCAAGGACTCCTTGCGTGCCCCAACGAAACGACCCATGTTGTGATCCATGATGCTGTCCGCCCTTTTGTCTCCTCTAAAATCATCCAAGATAATCTAAATGCTCTCAAAAAACACGCCGCCGTTGACACCTGTATCCCTTCTGCTGACACAATTGTCTATGCAGAAAACATCGACACCATTACATCGATCCCTAATCGCAATCACTATCTGCGTGGCCAAACCCCTCAAAGTTTTTCCTATCCTCTCCTCCTTGAGGCCCACGAGAAGTATGCCCACCATGAGGCCTCTGATGACTGCCGCCTTGTGCTTGACCTAGAGGTCCCCGTACATATCGTCTCGGGGTCCGAAGATAATATAAAAATCACCAACGAGCTCGATCTATTTCTAGCAGAACAACTCATGCAGCGTAAAACACGTTCCCTTCCACAAACGCTCATCTCTTTAAAAGGTAAAACGTTTGCTGTTGCTGGGGGAACGGGAGGCATTGGTTCAGCCCTTGTAACCCTCCTTAAAAAAGAGGGCGCCAACCCTCTTATTCTATCTAAATCTTCCAAAGCGCACCCTGTTGACCTCACGAATTACGCTGCTACCGAGACGCTCTTTCAATCCCTTGGCCCCATCGATGGTCTCATCAACTGCGTAGGTCATCTATCCCTCAAGCCCTTTCATTCCCTTTCTTCAGAAGAAATCGATCACCTCATCGCCACCAATCTCCACTCTCTGCTTTACAGCTGCCGCTGTGCACAGGTCAAACCCGGTGGCCACATTATCAACCTTTCCTCTTCCTCCTTCTCTCGAGGGAGAAAATCCTACACTCTTTACTCCTCAGCGAAAGCAGCAATCGTTAATTTTACTCAAGGACTCGCCGACGAGCGCCCTGACCTCCATATCAATGCGATCGTCCCTCAACGAACTGCCACCCCCATGCGATCCAAAAATTTCCCCAGTGAAGATGAAAATTCCCTCCTCTCCCCCTTAGAGGTTGCCCAAGAAATCCTCACCCTCCTCAAACATACTGGCACAACAGCAGCCCTTTTCGAAGTACGGAAAAAATAA
- the frr gene encoding ribosome recycling factor — MSIMDECKENMVKALDHYKEELKGMRTSRPSPSMLDGVSLEVYGTPMRMRDIATVAVADGNQLVVTPFDPSTANSIAKGIEKANLNLQPAVDGNVVRVPIPPMSEERRKEIAKDAREKGEKTKVTIRDVRRKSNDLTKKQKSDGEITEDDLKRDEKQIQELTDKFCKQVDELFAEKEKDILAV, encoded by the coding sequence ATGAGTATTATGGACGAATGCAAAGAAAATATGGTAAAGGCTCTTGACCATTATAAGGAAGAGCTAAAAGGGATGAGGACAAGCCGTCCAAGCCCTTCGATGTTAGACGGAGTTTCTTTAGAAGTTTATGGAACACCAATGCGCATGCGCGATATTGCAACGGTAGCGGTTGCTGATGGTAATCAGCTTGTTGTGACTCCTTTTGATCCAAGCACGGCAAACTCTATTGCAAAGGGGATTGAAAAGGCAAATTTGAATCTTCAGCCTGCTGTTGATGGGAATGTTGTTCGTGTTCCCATCCCTCCAATGAGCGAAGAAAGACGAAAGGAAATCGCTAAAGATGCTCGCGAGAAAGGAGAAAAGACAAAGGTTACGATTCGTGATGTGCGTCGGAAATCTAATGATCTAACAAAAAAGCAGAAGTCTGATGGTGAAATTACCGAAGACGATCTCAAAAGAGATGAAAAGCAGATTCAAGAGCTTACAGATAAATTTTGTAAACAAGTTGATGAGCTCTTTGCAGAAAAGGAAAAAGATATCCTCGCAGTTTGA
- the pyrH gene encoding UMP kinase: MTKPSYKRVLLKLSGESLKGETPGVIDHVACNQIANAICEVYALGIEIGVVIGGGNIFRGNMAEQFGFARTPADHVGMLATTINGLILGQVLSTKGCKTRVMSALNFDGIVEPYNWNHALHSLDKGHIVIFVGGTGNPYFTTDTTAAMRASEIEAEVLLKATKVDGIYDMDPMEHKEAVKSDHLTYGEVLTKDLHVMDGAAIALCRESDIPIHVFNLFEKGAMLKAVTDRKGGTLVTKG; encoded by the coding sequence GTGACAAAGCCCTCCTATAAGCGCGTTCTTCTAAAACTTTCTGGTGAATCCCTCAAGGGAGAAACACCCGGGGTGATTGATCATGTGGCGTGCAATCAGATTGCGAATGCGATTTGTGAAGTGTATGCTCTTGGTATTGAGATTGGAGTCGTGATTGGAGGAGGGAATATCTTCCGAGGGAATATGGCAGAGCAGTTTGGCTTTGCTCGTACCCCAGCAGACCATGTAGGGATGCTTGCAACAACCATTAATGGTCTAATTCTTGGTCAGGTTCTTTCAACAAAGGGATGTAAGACTCGTGTCATGAGTGCCCTGAATTTTGATGGAATCGTCGAGCCCTACAATTGGAATCATGCCCTCCATTCTCTTGACAAAGGACACATTGTCATCTTTGTTGGAGGAACGGGGAACCCCTATTTTACAACGGATACAACAGCTGCCATGCGAGCCAGTGAAATCGAGGCAGAGGTTCTTTTAAAAGCCACAAAGGTCGATGGAATCTACGATATGGATCCTATGGAGCATAAAGAAGCTGTTAAAAGTGATCACCTGACTTATGGAGAAGTTTTGACAAAGGATCTCCACGTGATGGACGGTGCGGCGATTGCCCTTTGCCGAGAAAGTGATATCCCTATTCATGTATTCAATCTCTTTGAAAAGGGTGCGATGTTGAAGGCAGTCACCGATCGAAAGGGTGGAACACTTGTGACGAAAGGTTAA
- the tsf gene encoding translation elongation factor Ts, protein MTITAQMVMDLRKRTGVGMTKCKDALTEAGGNMEEAIHILRKKGMASAVKKGGRETNEGVVGISENDEMAYLVEVNVETDFVLQNDRFKEFLKNICDDTLKTKPKTAQDFIGQKYSQNEALTIDEYRAETVHSLGENIQIKRLLNFKKTADSSLGIYSHMGGKIVCAVVIKGAGDVDSLARDVAMHVAAEAPDFLKPDEISADILAKEEEIARSQIQDKPPEIMDKIIQGKLKAFYEQSCLLNQKFVKDPSMSVADYVTQEGKKAGKTLEVVEFVRWQIGE, encoded by the coding sequence ATGACAATTACAGCACAGATGGTTATGGACCTTAGAAAAAGAACTGGCGTTGGAATGACCAAATGCAAAGATGCGCTTACTGAAGCTGGTGGCAATATGGAAGAAGCGATTCACATTCTTCGAAAGAAGGGAATGGCGTCTGCTGTCAAGAAGGGAGGCCGTGAGACAAACGAAGGTGTTGTTGGCATTTCTGAAAATGACGAGATGGCCTACCTTGTTGAGGTGAATGTAGAAACAGACTTTGTACTTCAAAACGATCGTTTTAAAGAATTTCTGAAGAATATTTGCGACGATACACTTAAAACAAAGCCAAAAACTGCTCAAGACTTTATTGGGCAGAAATACAGTCAGAACGAAGCACTTACGATTGATGAGTATCGCGCTGAGACTGTGCATAGTCTTGGAGAAAATATTCAGATTAAGCGGCTTCTCAACTTTAAAAAGACTGCTGACAGCTCGCTTGGAATTTACTCCCATATGGGCGGAAAAATTGTATGTGCTGTAGTGATTAAAGGGGCAGGGGACGTTGATTCTCTTGCGCGCGATGTTGCGATGCATGTTGCTGCTGAAGCTCCTGACTTTTTGAAACCTGACGAGATTTCTGCTGATATTCTGGCAAAAGAGGAAGAGATTGCTCGTAGCCAGATTCAAGACAAACCACCTGAGATTATGGATAAGATTATTCAAGGAAAGCTTAAGGCTTTTTATGAGCAGTCATGTTTGTTAAATCAGAAGTTCGTCAAAGATCCTTCAATGAGCGTAGCGGATTATGTTACACAAGAAGGAAAAAAGGCGGGCAAAACTCTTGAAGTTGTGGAGTTTGTTCGTTGGCAAATAGGTGAATAA
- the rpsB gene encoding 30S ribosomal protein S2, whose translation MAQNQTVTVSIKDLLEAGAHFGHQKQRWNPKMKRFIFEERSGIYIIDLAKTMQQIRLAIDVAVSTVEKHQSILFVGTKKQAKDVIKECAERCGEFYVAERWLGGMLTNLKTIRGSVKTLERVEKQIATGGDGFTKKEMTLLNKDREKLDRNLAGIRAMRKPPGLLVVVDPNKEHIAVAEANKLGIPVMALVDTNCDPDPIDYVIACNDDALKSIKLIVQALSDVIIDKKGELNIAIGKEEAKAKIEPKEAQEEEVKE comes from the coding sequence TTGGCACAAAACCAAACTGTTACTGTTTCCATTAAGGATCTACTCGAAGCTGGGGCACATTTTGGTCACCAGAAGCAACGATGGAATCCCAAGATGAAGCGCTTTATTTTCGAAGAGCGCAGTGGGATTTACATCATCGACCTTGCAAAAACCATGCAGCAAATTCGTCTTGCAATTGACGTTGCGGTTTCTACCGTTGAAAAGCATCAAAGCATCTTGTTTGTTGGAACCAAAAAACAAGCAAAAGATGTCATTAAAGAGTGCGCAGAGAGGTGTGGCGAATTTTATGTTGCAGAGCGCTGGCTTGGTGGAATGCTCACTAACTTGAAAACCATCAGAGGTTCAGTGAAAACCCTAGAGCGCGTTGAAAAACAAATCGCTACAGGGGGTGACGGGTTCACCAAAAAAGAGATGACATTGCTAAATAAAGACCGCGAAAAGCTCGATCGAAACCTCGCAGGTATCCGAGCCATGCGTAAGCCTCCAGGGTTGCTTGTTGTCGTCGATCCAAATAAAGAACATATCGCTGTTGCTGAAGCAAACAAACTAGGCATTCCTGTGATGGCTCTTGTTGATACTAATTGCGATCCCGATCCTATCGACTATGTGATTGCATGCAACGATGACGCGCTCAAGAGCATTAAGTTGATTGTTCAAGCCCTTTCGGATGTCATTATTGATAAGAAAGGTGAATTGAATATTGCGATTGGCAAGGAAGAAGCTAAAGCTAAGATTGAACCAAAAGAGGCTCAAGAAGAAGAGGTGAAGGAATGA
- the bioA gene encoding adenosylmethionine--8-amino-7-oxononanoate transaminase → METISDRDRDYIWHPFTQMKIAQPPIPIHSGKGAYLYGEQGEHYLDGISSWWVNLHGHAHPYIVQKITEQACKLEHAIFADFTHSAAVDFASQLIPILPGEMGKIFFSDNGSTAIEVALKMAIQYWHNQKIHKTKVVCFKGGYHGDTFGAMSVSGKNAFNKPFWNYLFEVETISPPIKGEEEGAILQLEKILEEGNVACFIFEPLILGVGGMVLYPAKQLERLLQVCQRYGVITIADEVMTGFGRTGTVFACDQIKEQPDIICLSKGITGGFLPLGVTACHEKIYQAFLSEDKQKALLHGHSYTANPLACASAIASLEILQSFSSCQQRTMIEKSHTIFCETWKNHPKLIRCESLGTILVLEYKTEGKSYFSPLRDSLYSFFLEKGILLRPLGNVLYVLPPYCIGKEDLTVIYDAIILSLEGAL, encoded by the coding sequence ATGGAGACAATAAGCGATAGAGATCGAGACTATATTTGGCACCCTTTTACGCAGATGAAAATAGCGCAGCCTCCCATCCCTATTCATTCGGGGAAAGGAGCTTATCTGTATGGTGAGCAAGGGGAGCACTATCTGGACGGAATTTCCTCATGGTGGGTAAATTTGCACGGGCATGCACATCCCTATATTGTGCAAAAAATTACGGAACAAGCCTGCAAATTAGAACATGCTATTTTTGCAGACTTTACCCATTCCGCTGCTGTTGATTTTGCCTCCCAGTTGATCCCTATTTTGCCGGGGGAAATGGGAAAGATTTTTTTCTCTGATAACGGATCTACAGCTATCGAAGTTGCCCTTAAAATGGCAATCCAATACTGGCATAACCAAAAAATCCACAAAACCAAAGTCGTTTGCTTCAAAGGGGGGTACCATGGAGATACATTTGGAGCAATGTCTGTGTCTGGCAAGAATGCTTTTAATAAACCCTTTTGGAACTATCTGTTCGAAGTGGAAACCATTTCTCCTCCGATTAAGGGAGAGGAGGAAGGGGCAATTTTACAGCTCGAGAAGATTTTAGAAGAGGGCAATGTAGCCTGTTTTATTTTTGAGCCGCTCATCCTGGGGGTTGGAGGAATGGTCTTGTACCCAGCAAAACAACTTGAACGACTACTTCAGGTTTGCCAAAGGTATGGTGTCATCACAATAGCAGATGAGGTAATGACAGGCTTTGGAAGAACCGGCACAGTTTTTGCCTGTGATCAAATCAAAGAACAACCTGATATTATTTGTTTATCAAAAGGGATAACAGGAGGGTTTTTACCTCTTGGCGTAACAGCCTGTCATGAGAAAATCTATCAGGCATTCTTATCAGAAGATAAGCAAAAAGCGCTATTACATGGGCATTCTTACACAGCAAATCCTCTTGCATGTGCAAGTGCGATTGCAAGTTTAGAGATTCTCCAGTCTTTTTCCTCTTGCCAACAAAGAACAATGATAGAGAAGTCTCACACCATTTTTTGTGAAACATGGAAAAATCACCCGAAGCTAATACGGTGCGAATCGCTTGGAACAATATTAGTTTTAGAGTACAAAACAGAAGGAAAATCCTATTTTTCACCTCTTCGTGACAGCCTTTACTCATTTTTTTTAGAAAAAGGTATTCTACTTCGCCCTTTAGGAAATGTCCTTTATGTCCTGCCGCCCTACTGTATTGGTAAAGAGGATTTAACCGTTATCTATGACGCCATTATTTTATCTTTAGAAGGAGCATTATGA
- the bioD gene encoding dethiobiotin synthase — MSRIVVAGIGTGVGKTVVSAIMTTMLEGNYWKPFQTGLEHPDSQEIAKLTDSSVHQIFPSAYSLKAPLSPHHAARLENIDMELTQISPPPSSKPLVIEAVGGVYVPLSSNTLSIDLFHSWEANWIVVSRHYLGSINHTLLTIEALKVWKIPILGIVFNGMPNPDTEDVILTTTKVPYFGRLLPEPNINKSVIQRYAKQWRQ; from the coding sequence ATGAGTAGGATAGTTGTGGCAGGAATCGGTACAGGAGTGGGAAAGACAGTTGTTTCAGCGATTATGACAACGATGCTTGAAGGGAACTATTGGAAACCTTTTCAGACAGGATTGGAACATCCTGATTCTCAAGAAATTGCCAAACTTACTGATTCCTCTGTGCACCAAATATTCCCTTCGGCGTATTCTCTCAAAGCTCCCCTATCACCCCATCACGCAGCACGTTTAGAAAATATCGATATGGAGCTAACCCAAATCTCTCCTCCACCGTCTAGTAAACCTCTAGTGATTGAAGCAGTAGGGGGTGTGTATGTGCCTCTCAGCTCAAATACACTGAGCATTGATCTGTTTCATTCTTGGGAAGCTAACTGGATTGTTGTTTCTAGGCATTATCTTGGAAGTATCAATCACACCCTTCTTACAATCGAGGCACTTAAAGTCTGGAAGATCCCTATTTTGGGCATTGTCTTTAACGGGATGCCAAATCCCGATACCGAGGATGTCATCTTAACAACAACTAAAGTTCCCTATTTTGGGCGATTACTCCCTGAACCTAATATCAATAAATCAGTCATTCAGAGGTATGCAAAGCAATGGAGACAATAA
- a CDS encoding aminotransferase class I/II-fold pyridoxal phosphate-dependent enzyme, translating to MKPNLVDFASNDYLGLARSRSQRERVIRRWREVGGLGSTGSRLLTGNHLYTQGLEEKIANFHDFEAGLFFSTGFMANMGLVTAIADRSSLFFFDSHIHASTREGIKMSRVKAFPFRHNDLEHLEGRLKLPCVGERYVCIESVYSTDGSVAPLEKIVQLSQKYEAKLIVDEAHAVGVFGPGGRGIVAERGLNRKIFAQVVTFGKALGASGAIVLGDRILMKMLVNFANAFIYSTALPFYCLAAIECSYDVFPSLESNRKQLHDLIKLASFSSSPIQPISVSGNQSAHKKVKNLSAAGFDVRALLSPTVRQGKEILRLCLHSFNSREELLKLLDIVSSHE from the coding sequence GTGAAACCCAATCTGGTGGATTTTGCTTCCAATGATTACTTAGGTCTAGCTCGCTCTAGATCTCAAAGGGAAAGAGTAATACGTCGGTGGCGAGAGGTTGGTGGTTTAGGCTCAACGGGCTCTCGTCTGCTAACAGGAAATCATTTGTACACTCAAGGGCTTGAAGAGAAAATTGCGAATTTTCATGATTTTGAAGCCGGACTTTTTTTCAGCACGGGTTTTATGGCTAATATGGGCTTAGTCACTGCTATAGCGGATCGAAGTTCATTGTTTTTCTTTGATTCGCACATCCATGCGTCGACTCGTGAGGGGATAAAAATGAGTCGAGTCAAAGCGTTTCCATTTAGGCATAATGATCTAGAGCACTTAGAAGGGCGTTTGAAGCTTCCTTGTGTTGGAGAACGCTACGTATGTATCGAATCGGTGTATTCAACAGATGGTTCGGTTGCACCACTCGAAAAAATTGTGCAACTCTCTCAAAAGTATGAAGCAAAACTCATTGTTGATGAAGCACATGCTGTAGGAGTCTTTGGGCCAGGAGGGAGGGGGATTGTTGCTGAAAGAGGGTTGAATAGAAAAATCTTCGCTCAAGTTGTTACATTTGGAAAAGCTCTTGGAGCCTCTGGAGCAATTGTATTGGGGGATCGAATTTTAATGAAAATGCTTGTTAATTTTGCAAATGCGTTTATTTATTCAACGGCTCTCCCATTCTACTGTTTGGCTGCAATAGAATGTAGTTACGACGTTTTCCCCTCCTTAGAATCGAATAGAAAGCAACTTCATGATCTTATAAAGCTTGCAAGCTTTTCTTCTTCGCCGATTCAGCCCATTTCTGTTTCAGGAAATCAGAGTGCTCATAAGAAAGTCAAAAATCTTTCCGCAGCGGGTTTTGATGTTAGAGCTCTACTCAGTCCCACAGTTCGACAAGGAAAAGAAATTTTGCGTCTTTGCCTCCACTCATTCAATTCAAGAGAAGAGCTGCTTAAGCTGCTCGATATTGTGAGTTCTCATGAGTAG
- the bioB gene encoding biotin synthase BioB, with product MMFIRTDWTVDELHELYEMSLIELVTKANHIHSQHHKVGEVQVCHLISIKTGGCIEDCKYCAQSSFYQTNLKAEPMMGYENTLLRAKEAIAQGATRVCLGAAWRGVRNNKQFEQTLRMVKGIAELGVEVCCTLGFINASQASMLKEAGLYAYNHNLDSSEGFYKTIITTRSYQERLNTLDVVEKVGLSVCCGGIVGMGESKEDRLKLLHTLSTRNPHPESVPINQLSPIKGTPLENQKPLSCWEIVKLIAIARIAMPRTMVRLSAGRIDMTFQEQALCFLAGANSIFSGEKLLTVANTSINADSEMFRQLGLKKQRAFAYEDSTK from the coding sequence ATGATGTTTATCCGAACAGATTGGACAGTTGACGAACTTCACGAGCTATATGAAATGTCTTTGATTGAGCTTGTAACAAAGGCAAATCACATTCACTCTCAGCACCACAAAGTTGGAGAAGTTCAGGTTTGCCACTTAATTTCTATCAAAACTGGGGGTTGCATTGAGGATTGCAAATACTGCGCTCAATCTTCTTTTTATCAGACGAATCTAAAAGCTGAACCAATGATGGGCTATGAGAATACCTTACTTCGAGCGAAAGAAGCCATTGCTCAAGGAGCAACGCGCGTTTGTTTAGGTGCAGCATGGAGGGGAGTTCGGAATAATAAACAGTTTGAACAAACACTCCGTATGGTTAAAGGAATTGCTGAGCTAGGTGTAGAGGTCTGTTGTACTCTCGGTTTTATAAATGCGTCTCAAGCAAGCATGCTTAAGGAAGCTGGACTATATGCCTATAACCATAATCTTGACTCCTCAGAGGGTTTTTATAAAACCATCATCACAACTCGTTCTTACCAGGAAAGGTTGAATACGCTTGATGTGGTGGAAAAGGTGGGGTTAAGTGTGTGTTGCGGTGGGATTGTTGGAATGGGGGAATCTAAAGAAGACCGTTTAAAGTTGCTGCATACTTTATCTACTAGAAATCCGCATCCTGAGTCTGTTCCGATTAATCAATTAAGTCCCATCAAAGGGACTCCTTTAGAAAATCAAAAACCTCTTTCATGTTGGGAAATCGTCAAGCTGATTGCAATTGCACGAATTGCTATGCCAAGGACAATGGTTCGCCTCTCTGCTGGGCGTATCGACATGACATTCCAAGAGCAAGCACTTTGTTTTTTAGCTGGGGCAAACTCAATTTTTTCAGGTGAAAAACTCCTCACAGTTGCTAATACCTCTATCAATGCTGATAGCGAAATGTTTAGACAATTGGGGTTAAAAAAACAGCGAGCATTTGCGTATGAAGACTCAACTAAATAG
- a CDS encoding DUF6314 family protein — protein MSRYEGKTRIFQFNPRFPLMKELEKLLQKAYTLLPANSRKNFYISSENQPPVQKNPENKLRTLLDFWEKLATVHQLTFNANSKSSQEHGWNGRGTGQVVVIIDSHSTLTFNEKGHWKGRTGPSVSFSNTFRWTLDRTAGVISLEHLRRGLDHPVFLFHLVPTSEYSLSSIHSHLCDDDSYFGQVDFDEQGLRLNWRVIGPKKNETIDYFYH, from the coding sequence ATGAGCCGTTATGAAGGAAAAACGCGTATTTTTCAGTTCAATCCAAGATTTCCTCTTATGAAAGAACTCGAAAAACTCCTTCAAAAGGCTTATACTCTTCTTCCCGCCAACTCTAGGAAGAATTTCTACATCTCAAGTGAAAACCAACCTCCTGTCCAAAAAAATCCTGAGAATAAGCTCCGAACTCTACTAGATTTTTGGGAAAAGCTTGCTACCGTTCATCAACTCACCTTCAATGCAAATTCCAAATCAAGCCAAGAACATGGTTGGAATGGAAGAGGAACAGGACAAGTTGTTGTTATAATAGATAGCCATTCCACACTCACGTTCAACGAAAAGGGGCATTGGAAAGGGAGAACCGGCCCTAGTGTAAGCTTTAGCAATACCTTTCGCTGGACGCTCGATCGAACCGCTGGAGTTATCTCTCTTGAGCATTTAAGGAGAGGTCTCGACCATCCTGTTTTTTTATTTCACTTAGTTCCTACTTCCGAATATTCTCTATCCTCTATCCACTCTCACCTATGCGATGATGACAGCTATTTTGGACAGGTAGATTTTGATGAGCAGGGGCTCAGACTCAACTGGCGAGTGATTGGTCCAAAAAAGAACGAAACAATCGACTATTTTTATCACTAA